The following are encoded together in the Neomonachus schauinslandi chromosome 15, ASM220157v2, whole genome shotgun sequence genome:
- the BIRC5 gene encoding baculoviral IAP repeat-containing protein 5 codes for MGASSLPPAWQLYLKDHRISTFKNWPFLEGCACTPERMAEAGFIHCPTENEPDLAQCFFCFKELEGWEPDDDPIEEHKKHSSGCAFLSVKKQFEELTLSEFLKLDKERAKNKIAKETNSKQKEFEEAAKRVRCAIEQLTAVE; via the exons ATGGGCGCTTCGTCGTTGCCCCCTGCCTGGCAGCTCTACCTCAAGGACCACCGCATCTCTACGTTCAAGAACTGGCCGTTCTTGGAGGGCTGCGCCTGCACCCCGGAGCGG ATGGCCGAGGCCGGCTTTATCCACTGTCCCACTGAGAACGAGCCCGACTTGGCCCAGTGTTTCTTCTGCTTCAAGGAGCTGGAAGGCTGGGAGCCAGATGATGACCCTAT AGAGGAGCATAAAAAGCATTCATCTGGTTGTGCTTTCCTTTCTGTAAAGAAGCAGTTTGAAGAATTAACCCTCAGTGAATTTTTGAAACTGGACAAAGAAAGAGCCAAGAACAAAATC GCAAAGGAAACCAACAGTAAGCAGAAAGAATTCGAAGAGGCGGCCAAGAGAGTGCGCTGTGCCATCGAGCAGCTGACTGCGGTGGAGTGA
- the TMEM235 gene encoding LOW QUALITY PROTEIN: transmembrane protein 235 (The sequence of the model RefSeq protein was modified relative to this genomic sequence to represent the inferred CDS: inserted 1 base in 1 codon): protein MAWLGALLLAAALGTLLSFALLAAAVASDYWYVLEVADMGRTARLSSHSGLWRVCVGQNSCIPLIDPFASENLNVPTPVQHLIFLHRAVMVVLPLSLVLVVCGWICGLFSSLAQSVLLLFFTGCYFLLGGALTLVGVSIYIHCSQLPFAETALQYGPXHLRDIRVSFGWALALASEALCGLSVASSCSQQPEPAA, encoded by the exons ATGGCCTGGCTGGGCGCGCTGCTCCTGGCCGCCGccctgggcaccctgctcagcttCGCACTGCTGGCGGCTGCCGTGGCCAGCGACTACTGGTATGTCCTGGAGGTGGCGGACATGGGGCGCACCGCGCGGCTGTCCTCGCACTCGGGACTCTGGCG tgtatgTGTAG GGCAAAACAGCTGCATCCCCCTGATCGACCCCTTTGCCAGTGAGAACCTGAATGTCCCCACCCCTGTGCAGCACCTCATCT TCCTGCACCGAGCTGTCATGGTGGTCCTGCCCCTGAGCCTCGTCCTTGTCGTGTGTGGCTGGATCTGTGGCCTCTTCAGTTCCCTGGCACAGAGCGTCCTGCTGCTGTTTTTCACCGGCTGCTACTTCTTGCTGGGGG gtgccctgaccctGGTGGGGGTCAGCATCTACATCCACTGCTCACAACTGCCCTTCGCCGAGACCGCCCTCCAGTACGGCC AGCACCTGCGGGACATCCGGGTCAGCTTCGGCTGGGCTCTAGCCCTGGCTTCGGAGGCGCTCTGTGGCCTCTCTGTGGCCTCCTCCTGCTCACAGCAGCCCGAGCCCGCAGCCTGA
- the LOC110572499 gene encoding probable low-specificity L-threonine aldolase 2 yields MLRGLARAAARRPGALWTRGSGSGTGFLAHVVDLRSDTVTKPGPAMRRAMAEAVVGDDDYGEDPTVRELQEKAAKLLGVDRTLFVPTNTMANLISVMCHCQRRGSQILLGQECHLHVYEQGGVAQIAGVHSHPLPDLPHGTLDLAELERVVTRGLGSPYHPVCELICLENTHSSSGGRVLPIDYLRQVHLLARSYGARVHLDGARLMNAAVALHVPPARIVEHCDSVSLCFSKGLGAPVGALVGGPKDFIEEAWRLRKALGGGMRQAGVLAAAALVGLADFEEVLPTDHQNARRFARGFQELASPICSVDLAAVETNMVMVRVDGPPPEELCRRLQAVSADEVAQTGRAVRVLLLPWTERSVRAVWHRDVSAQDTELVLKKWGFVLRQLGP; encoded by the exons ATGCTCCGTGGACTGGCCCGGGCCGCGGCCCGGCGGCCCGGGGCCCTCTGGACTCGGGGGTCGGGGAGCGGGACGGGGTTCCTGGCGCACGTGGTGGACCTGCGCAGCGACACGGTGACCAAGCCCGGGCCTGCCATGAGGCGCGCCATGGCCGAGGCGGTCGTGGGGGACGACGACTACGGCGAGGACCCCACCGTCCGCG AGCTGCAGGAAAAGGCCGCCAAGCTGCTGGGGGTGGACCGGACCTTGTTTGTGCCCACCAACACCATGGCCAACCTCATCTCTG TGATGTGTCACTGCCAGCGCAGAGGCTCCCAGATCCTCCTCGGGCAGGAGTGCCACCTCCACGTCTACGAGCAGGGCGGGGTGGCTCAG ATCGCTGGGGTgcactcccaccccctcccagacCTGCCCCATGGCACCTTGGACCTGGCTGAGCTGGAGAGGGTGGTCACACGGGGCCTCGGGAGCCCCTACCACCCGGTCTGTGAGCTCATTTGCCTGGAGAACACCCACAGCAGCTCGGGGGGCCGGGTCCTCCCCATTGACTACCTACGCCAG GTGCACCTCCTGGCGCGGAGCTACGGGGCCCGGGTCCACCTGGATGGGGCCCGGCTGATGAACGCTGCAGTAGCTCTGCACGTGCCCCCCGCCCGCATCGTGGAGCACTGTgactctgtgtctctctgtttctccaag ggCCTCGGTGCCCCAGTGGGGGCCTTGGTTGGGGGGCCCAAGGACTTCATCGAAGAAGCCTGGCGCCTCCGGaaagccctgggtggggggatgcgCCAGGCCGGGGTGCTGGCTGCTGCTGCCCTAGTAGGACTGGCGGACTTCGAGGAGGTGCTGCCGACGGACCACCAGAACGCTCGGAGATTCGCCAGAG GGTTCCAGGAGCTGGCGTCCCCCATCTGCTCCGTGGACCTCGCCGCCGTGGAGACGAACATGGTGATGGTGAGGGTGGACGGGCCGCCGCCCGAGGAGCTCTGCCGACGACTGCAGGCCGTGAGCGCGGATGAGGTGGCCCAGACCGGCCGTGCGGTGCGCGTGCTGCTGTTGCCCTGGACCGAGCGGTCGGTGCGCGCCGTGTGGCACCGCGACGTCTCCGCGCAGGACACCGAGCTGGTGCTGAAGAAGTGGGGGTTCGTGCTGAGGCAGCTGGGGCCCTGA